The DNA region ATACTTGCGTTTCGGAGTCCATTTAACTTTGAGATCGACGGaccctaaaaacaaaaagaaaataatcacTGACTCGAAGAGTTAGGGTGAGATTTGATGGGAAATGGGGATTCCACAAAGGAATGATGTTAGAAACAGTCGATTAAAACAAACTACATCTTATGTAAGATTCGCCAATCAATGGAAGTTACCGAGCTTAAGTGATGATGGTTTCAAAAGATAAAAtcattattgtatttgttttgttttgtgtagtagcagtatttttcaagttttaaaGCATACAACAATTTGAGAGCTTCTCAATTATCATTGTTGTTTCCTTACATTCTTTTAAATATCTACCCCTTCCACCTACGTTTATTACTAGTATGAAATCTACGCATCGTATTTCACCCTATGCGTTCTCAAATGGCGCATCAATTTCGACTTACTAACAAACACCGAAGGACAATTTGGACAATAATGTCTTTTTTCTATATTCGCATGCGTTTGGCGTATATGGCCCGCCCTTTTTGAACTCGTTTCAAACGTTTTATCACAGGCATTGCAAAAGTATTCTTTTCTTTGCTGATCGTGGGCTTCTACTAAATGTTTGGCTCTTGAATGGTAGGTTGTGAAGACCTCAGGACATCGTGGACATGCGTAACGTACGCCTTTTCTATGTATCCTCATTATATGACACATACGCGATGCTCGAGTTTCCAAGACCTCTTCGCATTCACCACAAGGGAAACATCCTTTTTCATGTGACTGTACATGTTTCCTAAATCTCGACTTGGAAACGAAAGCCTTCCCGCAAGAATCACAAATGTAATTTTGGAAATGCGTGTTCATGTGCTCGTTTATTTTGGCGAAAGTAAGGAATTGGGCGAAACACATTTGGCAAGTGTAAGATTCTTGATCTAACTTAAAAGGTAGGACGCCATCACTATATTGGACGTTTAGAGTCTTTCCATGTATAAGCAGATGGTCTTTCAAAGAGTCAATACTGTTTAGAAGTCTGCTACATAACCTACAACTAAGTTCAGCTACATCAACTTTCACCATATTATTTTCGGTTAACTTGGAGAAAATTCTTGTAGTAGGCATGTCATtaagatgattatttttaacatggTTCCTAAGAAGAGGTACATCAACGAATTTCGCTTCGCAGTAGGAACAATAAAACGAACTATGGAACCATCTAAAAGCCCAGGCCGTGGAACATTCCAGAAGGATCATAGCGTTCCTACGCATCATGGTTTTTGATATTCGTTTCTCGGACTCCTCCGGGAGCTGGTTGTTCGCGCGTCGACGCCGGCGCATCTGTCGAGCGCTAACGTTTTCTTTCAACTTCCTAATTCGCCTAACGCCTAGATTCCCCTCCGCTTCGTTAGCGGAACCTAAAACCAAGAAACACTATTGTTATTTGGTTAAAATTCGCAGTACCAGCCCCCGGGAACATGCAtaagtaaagaaatatattatacCTTTGGCTAATtggtataaaaaaacttgtagcaTAAATATACGAATTGTGTACTATTTAATCTTTACCGTTAGTGTACAAAGGTGAGGTTGCTACAAGTCAGCAAGATATGAGACTATTGttgtattatgtaaataaggataagtttaaaataaatatagttgcATTATATTAGAatacgttttatttaaaattaaacaagtgATAAGTCATCTAAAATcatgtattcataaaaataatactggAACATACGTCAAACATCGTCATAAATCATCATCGTCAAGCCTCAAGCACTAGGCTACAAGGTACGTTAAAAAATCACCAATTAAAATGGCTCAAAATGGTCTATTCTTGAATATAGTCCTAACACTAACAAAATTACTAACTAAATCTTAATTTCAGTAGGAACTAAATCAGTCAAATCATGAGGATTCAAAGAAGGCAGTCTTTGCGTCCTCTGCTTAAAAACCGGTCCTCGCCATTTGCTGTTCACATCTTGATGCACCTTCAAATGATTCGTGAGCGCCCTATTTCTGGGGAACGACTTTCCGCAGATGGTACAATGGAAGTTCTTTTCCCCTGTATGACGGACCATGTGTCTCTTTAGCTCATAGTTGGTCCTGAACTGCCATTCGCAGTAACTGCAACTGAAGTTCAATTGGGGAGGGAAATGGACTGTACGAACATGTATGGCACGCTTTCCACTCGTCTTAAAAGACAGTTCACAATGAGGACAGCTGTAGGAAACCTCTCGTTCACTGTGAGCATTTTTCATATGATCTACCCTGTCGTAATAATTGTCAAATCTAATATTACAATGCGGGCATTCATATCTAGGGGCTTTCGGATGAGCGGATGCCTTATGCGAGTCTCTAGCAGCCCTCATAATAAAAATCCTCCCACATTTATCACAAGGGAAAGACCCTGAAATATGGACTTCTAAATGCTTCCTCAACCTTGGTGAAGTCATAAAACCTTTGCCACAAGTAGCGCAAATATAATGCTGATAATGGACGTTCATATGTTCATATAACTTCAGAAAATTATTGAACTTTTCGGAACAAATGATACATTGCCAAGACTGCTTGTTCAGAGAAAATGGTAACACCCCATCTGGGTGATATGGGTTGAAATCCAAACCATGTAGTATAGCATGTTCTCTCAACTGCGTCACATTGGTCAGTGGCATTGAGCAAAAGGAGCAAACGGCTTCAGTAACATCCACATTGATCAATGGCATCTCTTTAAATTTGCTGTAAATATCTTTAATACTATGATTAACGGCGCATATTCTGACATGGGCTCTCAGTTCTGAGCAGTCGGTGAAGTTATCTTCACAGTAAGCACATTTGAACCTATTCTTCTTCCATCTAAAGGGGAGGACAGACCAGCACTGGAGGATAGCTGAGGCGTTATTTTTGGTGATAATCCTGGCTTCTGCTCTAGGGCTGCGAGTGTATTTCTGCTTGGGTAACTTTAATATGTAATCTTCCtcattttgtatgttttcttcGCTTGCTTGCCAGCGCAAtcctaaaaatagaaaattttcGTCAGATTTCTTCGAAATGTCTCCATGCCCTCTTACGGTTGCTCTTTTATTCTTCTCagcttttaatttcaataattccaATGCTGGTCTATTTTAGAtattagaatttaaaatatcttttgtgtgtatgtgtataTTTTAACGGGTAGATCATGTGTTTCCTTATGGCCGAAAAAggtcaagtaaaaaaatataaataaaagaaatatgtaaACTATAATCTCTTTATTGGACTTACGCCttaatattatatgtacttcataataatatttattctaaataataaattacatacgTACTCGCTACGTAATATCTAGAATACATTTCTTTTCAGAAATTTGCTGAAAATATCCAATAGTATTCATGTACTTATTGTACAACGGATTGAAATACATCATAGTTTTAAATATCACTGGGAACCTTTGGACAACCAAGATAAT from Helicoverpa zea isolate HzStark_Cry1AcR chromosome 29, ilHelZeax1.1, whole genome shotgun sequence includes:
- the LOC124644294 gene encoding zinc finger protein 2-like isoform X14 translates to MDAKTSEWRAGPNVCRCCLTEGCYKDISTEYFWMGKREVYAEMLADTLNVSISYSQSGGPNSNSRLICELCISRLRDASDFKRQVLECEKSFTQHLDAGASNILELDVTVEPADSDVKLEHVKQEKQLSDDDDDFDDRCGFDDDDDDDLDDQPLTKLATKIPKKETVDILDLLDNSKATEKRKSSTKTKAVPAKKTKSVKKEPVKAGASKVVAKTDKKKKGSANEAEGNLGVRRIRKLKENVSARQMRRRRRANNQLPEESEKRISKTMMRRNAMILLECSTAWAFRWFHSSFYCSYCEAKFVDVPLLRNHVKNNHLNDMPTTRIFSKLTENNMVKVDVAELSCRLCSRLLNSIDSLKDHLLIHGKTLNVQYSDGVLPFKLDQESYTCQMCFAQFLTFAKINEHMNTHFQNYICDSCGKAFVSKSRFRKHVQSHEKGCFPCGECEEVLETRASRMCHIMRIHRKGVRYACPRCPEVFTTYHSRAKHLVEAHDQQRKEYFCNACDKTFETSSKRAGHIRQTHANIEKRHYCPNCPSVFVSKSKLMRHLRTHRVKYDA
- the LOC124644294 gene encoding zinc finger protein 181-like isoform X6, encoding MDAKTSEWRAGPNVCRCCLTEGCYKDISTEYFWMGKREVYAEMLADTLNVSISYSQSGGPNSNSRLICELCISRLRDASDFKRQVLECEKSFTQHLDAGASNILELDVTVEPADSDVKLEHVKQEKQLSDDDDDFDDRCGFDDDDDDDLDDQPLTKLATKIPKKETVDILDLLDNSKATEKRKSSTKTKAVPAKKTKSVKKEPVKAGASKVVAKTDKKKKGLRWQASEENIQNEEDYILKLPKQKYTRSPRAEARIITKNNASAILQCWSVLPFRWKKNRFKCAYCEDNFTDCSELRAHVRICAVNHSIKDIYSKFKEMPLINVDVTEAVCSFCSMPLTNVTQLREHAILHGLDFNPYHPDGVLPFSLNKQSWQCIICSEKFNNFLKLYEHMNVHYQHYICATCGKGFMTSPRLRKHLEVHISGSFPCDKCGRIFIMRAARDSHKASAHPKAPRYECPHCNIRFDNYYDRVDHMKNAHSEREVSYSCPHCELSFKTSGKRAIHVRTVHFPPQLNFSCSYCEWQFRTNYELKRHMVRHTGEKNFHCTICGKSFPRNRALTNHLKVHQDVNSKWRGPVFKQRTQRLPSLNPHDLTDLVPTEIKI